The Mucilaginibacter sp. PAMB04168 genome contains the following window.
CTAACAACCAATGATCATAAACCTAACAGTATGCTATGCAAAAAATGATTACTAAAAGCTTGAAAAAAGAGTTGCTGCTTTTATGCGCACTGCTGTTGTTTTGTTGCAGTGCTGCACTATCGCAAAACAAAGTGTTACGAGGAACCGTGACCAACAACCAGGGCGAAGCCTTACCCGGCGTAACCGTGCAATTAAAGGGTGCTAAAACCAGTCAGGTAACTGACGGCGGAGGCCGTTTCAACGTACCAGCCGGCCCAAACCAAAACGTACTGATCTTTTCCATGATTGGTTTTGCCACCCGGGAAGTTGCCATTACCGGAACCACGCCGGCTAAAGTAGTGCTTACCGAAACCACTACCAACATGAGTGAGGTAGTCGTTATTGGCTACGGCACAGCTCAACGTAAGGATTTAACAGGCTCGGTAGGTAGCGTAGATATTGCCGACTTGCAAAAGTCTGTTGTAAAATCGTTTGATGAAGCGCTTGCGGGGCGTGTTGCCGGCGTGCAGGTAAACTCGGCCGAAGGTCAGCCCGGTGCTGGTATCAATATCGTTATACGTGGTTATAATTCCATTACACAAAACAACTATCCTTTGGTTGTAATTGATGGTTTTCCTTTCGAGTCGCCTGCTGGTAATGCTGTTAACCCGCTTACCACACTTGACCCAAACGATATAGAATCAATTGATGTGCTGAAGGATGCTTCATCTACAGCAATTTATGGCGCACGGGGTGCTAATGGCGTAATTATAGTAACCACCAAACGTGGTAAAATTGGAGCCCCTACAATCACCTATAATGGTTATTACGGCTGGCAGGAGAATAAGAAGCGCATGAAGCTTTTAGATCCGTACGAATTTGTAAAACTGCAATATGAAATTGTACCTACTACAACAACTTCACTGTTTTTGCAAAACGGCCGTACTATAGATAGTTATCGGGATATAGCCGGCGTAAACTGGGAGGACCAAATCACCCGTGTTGCACCTATGCAGAACCATTATATATCTATGACGGGGGGCACAGATAAAACACGCTATAGCGTGTCGTTATCTACCGTAAGTCAGGATGGTATTATCATTAACAGCGGCACTAAACGTACTCAGGGAAGGATAAGCCTGGACCAGGATGTAAATAACAAACTCAAGGTTGGCATTAATGCTACCTATGCTTATAACTCCGTTAATGGAACGCCGGTATCGGCAACCAACAGCAGCAGTAATTTATACCTTTTGCAAAATGTATGGAGCTACCGCCCTGTTGCTACATCAGCCTCCGATGATTTGCTGAACTCACTGCGTGACCCATCAGTAGATCCAACAACAGATGCGCGGGTTAACCCGGTATTGTCTGCACAAAATGAACTCCGTAGAAGCTTTGGCACCAGTTTTAACAGCAATGCTTATGTAGAATATGCCATTCTTAAAGAGTTGAAGCTTCGGGTTAGTGGTGGCATAAACAGAAGTGTACGTGAAGATGACGCTTTCAACGGTGCTTTATCCCGTGTGGGTTCTACCGGTAATTACCGCGTTAGCGGTGGCGAAACCTTTTTTAATTCAAATACGTGGCAAACAGCTAATACTTTAACGTATTTAAAAAGGTTCAACAAAAAGCATTTGGTAAATGCCGTACTGGGATTTAGTGCAGAAAGCGGCGATTCGAAGGTGTTTGGCGGGTATGCTGTATTACTTCCTAATGAAAACTTAGGCCTAAGTGGTTTAGATGAAGGCACGCCAAATACAATTACCTCAATCTCCAGCAATTATACCAGAAACGCAATTTTTGCGAGGTTGAACTACACCTACAATGACCGGTATATTTTCACGTTCACCGGTCGCCAGGAAGGGTCATCAAGATTTTCTACCGGCAAGCGCGTTGGTTATTTCCCATCCGGAGCTTTCGCATGGAAGTTTAGTGAAGAGGGCTTTGCCAAAAGAATGAACTTTCTATCAACTGGTAAATTCAGAGCATCATACGGCGCTACAGCTAACGACGGTGTAGGTAACTTTGCTATTTACCCGAGCTTAGCCATCACGAATACATCCGGATATATGTTTGGAGGTGTGGATACCAAAGGCATCATCGCATCAAGTTTGGGTAATGCTGATCTGAAATGGGAAACTACCCGGCAACTGGACATGGGCATTGATCTTGGTTTCTTTAAAGACCGGTTGTTATTAACAGTGGATGCTTACCGTAAAACTACTGATGACCTGTTATTGAACCGTGACCTGTCGCCAAGTACCGGTTATAGTAACGCTTTTCAGAACATCGGTAAAGTGCAAAATCAGGGGTTAGAGATCACATTATCGGGCACGGCTGTACGTACCAAAAACTTTAGCTGGAGCAGCAACTTTAACATAGCGTTCAATAGTAACAAGGTTTTGGCGCTCGCCGGTGGTCAAAACTTCATGACATCGAACCAGAACTGGTCGGCTGATTGGGCCAGCATTCCTGCTTATGTGGCTATTGTTGGCCAGCCTATATCTGCCTTTTATGGTTTGATTTATGATGGCACTTACAAGTATGAAGATTTTATCCAAACAGGTAACACTTACCTATTAAAATCTAACATTACCGCCAATGGCGAAGTGCGCGCTAATGTGCAGCCTGGTGATGCAAAATACCGTGACCTTAACGGCGACCTGATTATTAATGACCTGGATAAAGTCGCTATAGGTCGTGCTTATCCAATTCACCAGGGTGGTTTTTCCAATAATTTCAGCTACAAAGCTTTTGACCTGAGCGTATTTATGCAATGGTCATACGGTAATGACATTATCAATGCCAACAGGCTGATCTTGGAAACCGGATCGGTATTTAACACCAACCAGTTTGCTACGTTTGCCGATCGCTGGTCGCCTCAAAATCCTACATCTGATATTCCGGCTGCAAAGGGTCAAACTTACCAGTCTTATTCTACCCGTATTATTGAAGACGGATCCTTCCTGCGTTTGAAAACCGTATCATTTGGTTACACGCTGCCTGCTTCAGTAGCATCAAAGTTAAAGATGAAAACTTTAAGAGCGTACGTAACTGCACAAAACCTGTATACCTGGACCAAGTACACCGGCTATGACCCGGAAGTATCAGTACGTAACTCAGCGCTTACACCTGGCTTTGATTACTCGGCTTATCCAAGAGCGAGAACAATTGTAATAGGCCTAAATACTTCATTTTAAACTACCTGTAATTAGATATTATTATGAAAAGAACTTTGATCACTATAATTACTTGTGCGGGTGTTTTATGCAGCACTGCGTGCAAAAAATTTTTGGATACCACACCTACAGACTTTGTTTCGCCTGCTAACTATTACCAGAACGAGGAGCAGGTTAATGCGGCACTTACCGGAGTTTACGATGCCTTAGGCAAAAGCGGCACTTATGGCCGGTATTTGTGGTTCGAAATGGATATAGCAGACGACAGCTTTTATTCGCTTCCATCATCTGTGCAAGACGTAGCTTTGTATAACTACAGCCCGGCCGACGCCAAGCTGTTATCTACCTGGACTACCTTATATCAGGGGATAAACCAGGCAAACATGCTTCTTGACAATATTGACAAGGCTAATATGGGCCAGGTAGCTAAGGATAATGCAAGAGGTCAGGCCTTATTTCTGCGGGCGTATTACTACTTTATACTCGCAAACAACTGGGGCGATGTGCCGCTGAGACTTACAGCAACTGCTACAGTATCAGAAACAGATTTTCCTAAATCATCTTACCGTGCTGTTTATGCTCAGGTGGTTTCGGATATGGAAAAAGCCGCTGATATGGTTAGCGCTAATACCGCTTACAGTTATAACAGCCGTGTAACCAAATCGGTGGTATGGGGTATGCTGGCCAGGGTAAATCTTAAAATGGCTGGTGCCCCTATGCGTGATGCCTCACGCTTTGCAGAGGCACGTAAATGGGCTAACAAGGTAATGACTGATGCTCCGCACTCGCTGAACCCTGATTACAAACAGGTATTCAAAAATATGTGCGCTCACATTTATGACCTGAAAGAAAGCATTTGGGAGGTTGAGTTTAACTTAAAAAATGGCACCCAAGACGAAGGTGGTTCGGTAGGAGTAATCAATGGCATAGGTACTACCAATCCAACGGTAGGTTACAGCTATGGCGCCAAACGTACTACGGCACGTTACTATAACTCCTTCGCTTTAGGCGATTTACGCCGTGACTGGTCTATCAGTCCTTATAGCTATACGTCATCAACTTCGTCTGTTCAGGTTCCATTTACCGCCGCGCAGATCTATAACCGTTTTGATGCCAAATGGCGCAGGGAGTTTGAAGGGAATTCTACGAAGTTTACTAACACGTCGGCCATCAATTTCCCACTGCTACGGTATGCAGATGTATTACTGATGTTTGCTGAAGCCGAAAACGAAGTAAACGGCCCAACAGCTGCTGCTTACAACGCCGTGAACCTTGTTCGGGAACGTGCGTATGGTGTTCCGCTTGGGCTGGCCACCGCCACACAGGCCGATTTGGCAACCGGTTTCGACAAGGCAGCATTCCGCGAAGCCGTGCGCAGGGAGCGCTCGCTTGAACTGGGTTATGAAGGCCTGCGCCGATTTGACCTTATCCGTTGGAGTGTATTTGTACCGACTATGAAGGCAGTAGCCAATGAGATCACCACCGGTGCAGGCTCAACATACAGCTACGGTGCACGTTCTGGCCAAAACGTAACTGACCGCGACACCCTCTTTGCCATACCGGCCAGAGAGCTGTCAGTTAACCCAAGCATGACACAAAACAAAGGTTTTTAATCAATCACATTTGAAAAAGATGAACAAGACGCACACATGGAGATTGATCATAGGATTGATTGGTCTTACACTGATATATTCCTGCAAGGATAAAAATGTTGAAGCTCCCGAGTTCAACGTAGACACCGATAAAGCTGAGTACAAGGTAGGAGAGGCAGTAAATTTTAAAATATCAGGTGATCCTGATGTGATTAGCTTTTACTCGGGCGAGAAAGGCAAAGAATATCAATTTAAAGACCGTACCACAGCTAACGGAAAAGTTAGCTTAAGCATGACTACTCAAGTGCTTTTCGGTCGCCAGCCCAATAACCTTGCTTTGCTTTATTCAACCGACTTTAATGGTTTGTATGATGCCGCAAACGTTAGGGCCGCTACCTGGACAGATATCACCAGTAGGTTCAAACTATCAACCGTTGTTCCGGGCGGATCTGGTGTTCAGACCCCTTCAGGCGTGGTTGATATATCGGATCTGCCGGTAGCAGGTAAACCTATTTACTTTGCTTTTAAATACACCGGGGATGCAGTTACAGGAACCACGCCAACACAAAATACCTGGCGTGTTTATGCGTTCGATTTAACCAATACCTTGCCTGATGGTAGTGTACTAAACGTATCATCAGCGTCAACAGCAGGCTGGTTAGCTATAGACTTTGTTAACACCGCTAATAAATGGACGATCCAAACTGCCGCACCATTCATTTTCTTTAATCCCAACAGTACCTTGGTAGCATCAGAAGACTGGGCGCTTACAAAAGCTTTGTTTCCCAATAATGTAGATCCCGATGTTGCTGCACCTATTAAAACCTATTTGCAAACTGTAAACGACTATAAATACACTTATACCACTCCAGGCACTTACACGGTAACATTTGTAGGCACTAACGGCAAAAATACTGGTTCGAGCAGTGTTGTTAAACAATTAACTATCGTAGTTAAATAATTGAACCTGAATAAATATAATGAGACAAGTAATAGGATTTAAGTTTTTAACAACTGGTTTGTTGGCGTTCTGTCTGGCTTATGCAGCCTTTGCGCAGGAGGTTAAGATTGACAGCAATTATATCAACAGCCATTATACAGAGCGTATGGATTTTTTCCATGCGTTGCCGGTGCAGAAACACGCTATCGTATTTCTGGGTAACAGCATTACCGAACATGGCGAATGGCCTGAACTAGTTGCCGGTAAAAAGCCGGTAATTAACCGTGGCATTGGCGGCGATAACACCTTTGGTTTGCGTGCCCGCCTTAATGAGGTTCTGGCTGATGAGCCATCTAAGATATTTCTGCTCATCGGCATTAATGATCTGTTTCGTAAGCTGCCTTATGAGGTAACGGTTAGCAACTACAAGCGCATCATCAGCGCAGTTAGAACTAAGTCACCTAAAACAAAGCTTTACATCCAAAGCGTGCTTCCTATTAACGAAGATATGCTGAAGCAGCCTTATGCCGCGGGGCGGAACGCTATGGTGCTGGAACTGAACAAACGCATAGAGGCTTTAGCTACGACAGAAAAGATACCTTTTATCAATCTTCATCCGCTCTTCCTTGACGCAGAAGGTAAACTAAAACGCGAGCTCACGCTTGATGGTGTACACCTGAAGCCAAAGGCTTACGTCACATGGATAGAATATTTAAAGAGCAGCCACTATTTATAATAGAGAAAGTTTCGCTTACTCTACAAATACCAAAAACAGATAACATTATTACTACATCAACAATGCAAGATTACAGTCTTCTTTACAAAAAAGAATTACTCGAAAATATCATTCCTTTCTGGAGTAACCATTCTATTGACAAGGAGCATGGGGGTTTCTTCACCTGCCTGGACCGTGCCGGCCAGGTATATGACACCGACAAGTTCATGTGGCTGCAGGGACGCCAGATTTGGACGTACTCTATGCTGTATAATAACGTAGAACAAAATCCTGCATTCTTGGACGTAGCTCGTCATGGAGCCGACTTTATTTTAAAAAATGGCAGGGATACTGATGGCAACTTTTACTTTTCGCTTAACCGTGAAGGAAAGCCGCTTGTGCAGCCTTACAACATTTTTTCAGATTGCTTTGCCGCCATGGGCCTTGGTGCATTGTATAAAGTTGATGGTAAAGACGAATACGGCCAGGTAGCTAAAGATACATTCGAGAACATTTTGCGCCGTCGTGACAACCCGAAAGGCAAATACAGCAAAGGCTTTCCGGGCACGCGCGATCTGAAAAACTTTGCACTGCCAATGATCCTTTGTAACCTTTCGCTTGAGTTGGAGCATCTGCTGGACAAACAATTGGTGGACAATTTGATAGAAGAAGTGCTGCACGAGGTGCTTGATGTATTTTACGATGATGCAACCGGGATGATTGTAGAGAATGTATACCTCGATGGTAGCTTTTCTGACTCGCATGAAGGGCGTTTACTTAATCCCGGTCATGTGATAGAAGCCATGTGGTTCATCATGGACCTGGGTGTGCGGCGTAACGATCGCAGTTTGATTGAAAAAGCAGTAACTATCGCCCTGCGTACATTAAAGTTTGGCTGGGATGAAAAACACGGCGGTATACTTTATTTTAAAGACATTAAAGGCCACCCTGTGCAACAGTTGGAGTGGGATCAGAAACTTTGGTGGGTGCACGTGGAGGCTTTGGTTTGTATGGCCAAAGCATACCAGTTAACCGGTAATGAAGATTGCAAAGAGTGGTTCGATATACTGCACAATTATACATGGTCGCACTATCGTGATGATCAGTATGGCGAATGGTTTGGTTACCTCAACCGGCAGGGTGAAGTTTTGCTGAATTTGAAAGGTGGCAAATGGAAAGGTTGTTTCCATATACCAAGAGCGCTTTACCAGTTATATAAAACACTTGAGGTACAGAAAGCATTAACAGCCGATCCATTATCTTAATTACTTAGTAAGTCCTCTCTTTTAACTAAGAGAGGACTTTAATTTATTGCCTGTTTCATAAGGCACAAAGAGTAATTTCATGAAAATATATCATATAACCTCAACATATAAATGGCGCGTTTAAACTTACTTGAAGAAACTAGGTTTGAAAAAATACCGGTAACAATTTATGAAAGCTCTATGCTGGCCAGTATTGCTGTAGCCCACCGCATAGGCGAATTGATCAGGTCTAAACAGGCAGAAAACAAAACTACAGTACTTGGTTTGGCTACAGGCGTTACACCAATAAAAGTATATGCCGAATTAGTGCGCATGCACCAGGAAGAGGGCTTGAGCTTTAAAAATGTGGTCACCTTCAACCTCGACGAATACTATCCTATGAAACCAACGTCGGTTCAGAGCTATGTGGCTTTCATGAAGGAGAACTTGTTTAATCATATCGACATTGATGCCGGCAATGTGCACATTCCCGACGGTACGCTGAGTCAGGATCAGATTGCTGCATTTTGTCTGGAATATGAACGGAAAATTACCCATCTTGGTGGACTGGACCTGCAAATACTGGGCATTGGACGTACCGGGCATATAGGCTTTAATGAGCCAGGGTCGGCACCTAACTCCGGTACCCGGCTGGTTACCCTCGACGATCTTACACGTAGCGATGCCGCACGCGACTTTGGTGGTAAAGAGAATGTTCCTGCCAAAGCAATAACCATGGGCGTTGGCACTATATTCAAAGCTAAGGAAATCATTCTGATGGCTTGGAGCGCCAAAAAAGCGCCAATCATCAAAAAAGCTGTAGAAGGCGAAATTTCTGGTGAAGTGCCGGCCACTTATTTGCAGTTATCGCAGAATGTAGAGTTTGTTGTTGATCGGGACGCCGCATCTGAGTTGACACGCTTAGATACGCCGTGGCTGGTAAAAGATTGCGTGTGGGATGAGCAAACCATAAAAAAAGCAGTAATTTGGTTATCACAAACGTTAAATAAACCAATCCTCAAGTTAACCGAGGAAGATTATAATACCCATGGCATGGCACAGCTGGCTACCGAAAAGGGGCCGGTTTACAACATTAATATCCACATATTTAATAAACTGCAACACACCATTACCGGCTGGCCTGGTGGTAAGCCCAACGCAGACGATAGCCAACGGCCAGAACGCGCCCAACCCGCTGTTAAGCGGGCCGTTGTGTTTTCGCCACACCCTGATGATGATGTAATATCAATGGGAGGCACATTCATTCGCCTGGCCGATCAGGGGCATGAGGTGCATGTGGCTTACCAAACATCGGGCAACACCGCCGTATGGGATGATGATGTGCTGCGCTTCATGGAATTTACCATTGACTTTAACAAGTCGCAGGGGCTTGACGTTGCCCAGCTGCAAAATATGTACGCTGATATGCGCATCTTTACCCAAAGCAAGCAGCCCAACCAAGCCGATACTAAAGAGGTGCGCACAGTTAAAGGCTTGATCAGAAAAGGTGAAGCCATTGCCGGTGCGCGCTTTGCGGGTTTACCTGATGAGCGTATTCATTTTATGGCCCTGCCATTTTATGATCGTTTTAAATACGAGAAGGTGAGTGATTATGAGGATGATATCAGGCAGACCATGGAACTGCTCAACAGCATCAAGCCTCACCAAATCTTTGCTGCAGGTGATTTCGCAGATCCGCATGGTACACATAAAATATGTTTTGATGTAGTTTTGAAAGCCCTGATCAGGTTAAAGGAAACCGAGGAGTGGACTAAACACTGCTGGTTGTGGCTGTACCGTGGTGCATGGCATGAATTCGCCATTCATGAAATCGAGATGGCTGTACCACTATCACCGCAGGAAGTAGAGCGCAAGCGGTTGGCCATCTTCAAACACCAATCACAAAAAGACATTCCGGTTTTCCCGGGCGACGATGCGCGTGAGTTTTGGGTGAGGGCAGAGGATCGTACCAGCGAAACCGCACGTTGTTACAACATGCTCGGCTTGGCCGAATATGAAGCTATTGAAGCCTTTGTAAGATGGAGGTTTTAAAAAGAACGCTAGAATTAAATTACTAAGATGAAGTTTACACCTATACGTTATATTCTGCTAATTTGCTTATTACTGACATTTTCGTCAAGCGGGTTCGCCGTTCAAGGCCGTTTCTCCGTTTCAAAGCATGATACGCTGAAGATCTTTATAATTGGCAACAGCTTTTCGGGAAATGCTACTACCTACCTGCCGCAGCTTGCAAAAGAAGGTGGCCATATCATAAAATTTGGCCGTGCCGAACTGGGCGGTTGTTCATTGAAACAACATTGGGATGGCGTTGTGGCTGCAGAAGCTAATGCTGATGATGTAAAAGGGAAGATATACAAAGGCAAATCAATGAAGGAATTACTTGCGGCTGATAAGTGGGACATTGTTACCATTCAGCAATATTCGCGTTTGTCGTCTTCAGTAGCAACTTACGAGCCTTATATCAGTAACCTTTATGAGTTCATCAAAAAGCAGCAGCCAAAAGCAAGGATTGTACTTCACGAAACCTGGGCTTACAGGAGAGATGCCAAACAATGGGGCCTAATTACGGAAAAGGAAGAAGCTGCAAATGATGAACAGATGCACGAAAAACTAAAAGCTAATTACTTAACATTTGCAGGCAAGCTGCACACAGGTATAATTCCCACAGGCGAGGCATTCTGGATTATGCGGAACAACCGTAGCTGGGCATATCAGCCAGTTAGCGAAGCTGTAGTAAAAGCGGTGGTATATCCGGAAATCCCACCTCAACCATACTCCTTAAATATGGGCTATTACTGGCTACCTGATAAAACCCTGAAGTTTGATCCAAATCACGCCAATGTTGCCGGCTGCTACCTGGGATCATTGGTTTGGTATCACTACCTTTTCGGTGGTAAATTGAAAAAGGTAAAATATAAGCCAGCAGAAGTCAGTGACGAGTTTGCAGCTCAGCTCAAGAAAGCTGCTACTTCCGCATTCAAAGTTTCAGGATTTTAAGTTAATAGCAAGCTCAGATTTAACCCGCTAAATCTGAATTGCGTGGCAAATAGTGCAAGGAAGTTGTGTTTGTAACTGCATCTTTGGTGCTTTTGGGAAAGTTCACTATCGTGTTTTGATGCTTAGCCGTGCCTATGTTTGTAGAACCGGGTACTGCATGTAAAGCAGTTTTAATGTCTTCAGCGCTACAGTAAGTGAGTACATCAATTAGTAGGATGACAGGGTACTCAATAGCTTTGGAACCTGATGATGGGCTAATGTAAGTGGGCAACCAGGGGCGTATTTAGCTGAAAAATGTTTCATACAGTGGCTTGTTCACTCGGTTGCAACAGCGTGATTTACCGGGTAGCCGTTATGATCCGGATAATAACTGATGAAAAACTGTTGTTGAAAATTACTTTCCATTATTAACAGCGGTGAATGTTATCAACGCTATGGACACGTTGCCAACGCAGCTATGGCCGACGTTTGTGTAGCATACTGGGCATTACCTGTAAGTGTAAGCGCAATGCTGGTTTCAATCACAGTGCGCGATGGTTTCGTATCAATTTGGCTGGGTATGTATCTTTTATATGAGTAAAGCGGTAAGGCATTTAGCAGAATTAATTGCTTTTTAAACGGACAAAGATCTGAAAGGGAGGGGTTGTTGGTTATGCTTGCCCAGGTTACATTCAAATTATCCAGGCCCGACAATGATGTTAGAACCGGATTGCCGGTTATTGTTAAACCTACGGGTTTGGCCGGCAATATACCATTGGTGCTGATTGCGTTGAGCGATAGCGAAGTGAGGTTTTCTAAACCTTTGAAACTTTTTAAGTTAGCACAGTTAGAAACTATAAGCTCGCTGACACTTTGCAGCTTCGCAAATGCACTCATGTCAATAACAGGCAGTTTAACCAGGTTTAGTGAGTTGGTTATTTTTGTTAACGTGCTAAAATCAATGTGATTAATCTGCGGGCAATCGTTAATTCTAAGGATCGTACTCTGCCGTAGTGCCCTAAAACTGATGGAACGCAAATTAGGCATGATGCTCAAGGTGATGTCAGATGCACTGGCTACCCTGTCTATGGCTAATGAATGGAGCCCGACCTCGTACAGGCGTATGCTTGCCGCCGAGGTGAGCGATGTAAAATCTGCTTCAGTAAGCAGCGGGCAGGCAAATATATATAGCGTATTCAAACTGCTCAGTTTACCTAACGTAAGTTTTGTAAGTTGCGGGCAAGAAACAATAGAAAGATTAGTTGCTTTAGTTAAACTGCTTAGATCGATGCTTGTTGCTGCTGAATGAGGTCCATTAGGAGCAAGGTCTACACCTGCAAATATAGAATTTGGACCTAAAGTTATAGAGCCTGCAGACGTCAATTTCCTTAGGTTAATATCACGCAGTATTAACGTGTTAATACTTATATCTTTGGTAACAGCAATCAGTATATTATCCAATCCGGCAATGGAAGTAATTTCAAACCCTGTTATGCTAAGATTGCCAGTGATGGTAAGTGCCGGATTGTCTTTATTCAATGTCACAAAAGCATCTACCTGCGCTTGTGTATTCAGTATCACATCGCCCGAAGTATAAGCAGATGTAGGCAAATCCTTGGCTTTATCATAATAAAAATCACCCCCTTCTGCCCTTTGGCTGCCTATGGTTACTGTTACCTTTCCACTGTTTGTAACCGGCGCAATAACAGTAATTTTTGTATTAGTAACCGACTTAACTGTTGCGGGTACGCCATTTAGTGATACAGATACTTCACTTAGTGAGGAGCCAAAATTGCTACCTAAAATATCCACAGACATTCCGGCGCTGATAGCTAAAGGGCTTACACCTGTAACCGTTATGGCTACAGCCGGTGTATTAGGATTTCCAGGTGTTGGAGTATTATTGCTTTGTGGAATGATTTCAGATCGGGGAGTGGAAATTTTGTCTTTCTTGCAAGCGGCAACAATAACTGCTACAAGGAAACTAAAGAGTAAAAGTTTTTTCAATGTGATAACGATGATTTGGTAAACAGGTACCATTCAAAGTTAAGGCACAATAAACGCCTGTACAATCCTGCAAACTGGGGGATATTTAAAGGGAAACGTTTGGAGAGCTACACAATCCACTTGTTACTACCGGCAACTTTTAAGGCCTCGGCCTTACTGTTAACCGCCAATTTTTGGTAGATATTCTTAATGTGACTGCGAACGGTTTCTTTACTGATGAACAGGTCAAGCGCTATTTTTGTATAGCTTTTACCTGCAGCAATGCCCCTGAGCACATCCGTTTCCCGTTCAGAGAGAGGCGAGTTTTGCGGCCGGTTGAAGGATTGCACCACCATTTTTGCAATATTGAGGCTCATAGGTGCACCTCCCGAAAAGGCCTCATTGAGATTTCTGACAATTCCATCCGTATCCGAGTTTTTAACAATGTAGCCCCCTGCGCCTGCACATAGCGAACGAAATACCTTATCACTGTCTTCCAGCACGGTAATAATGAGAACAATGCACTCAGGCTGTCGTTTTTTGATTTGCATGGTGCCATCAATACCGTTCATGCCGGGCAGGTCAATGTCCATCAGTACCAAGTCGGGAGTATCGGTCACCAGCTTTTTCAATGCCTCTTCGCAAGAAGAATATTGGCCGCATACCTGGTAGTCGGCAGCGCTGTCAATCACGGCAGCAAAACCGTTCCTGATCACAACGTTATCTTCAATAATGGCAATCTTCTTCTTCATGCGTTAAACAGCTGTACTTGTTGGCACGGTGATCTCTATTCGGGTTCCGGCTGGCTGATTTGACAATGTAAACTCAAATCCATTCTTTTGGCAGCGCCACTCCATATTAGCTAATCCATAATGTTGTTCATTAATATCAGCAGCCTTCCAGTTGCCATCGTCCTGTATACTGTAAGTAAGCTGACCTGAACAGCAACGCATCTCAAATAGTACTTCACGCGCTTCTGCATGTTTTACCACATTGGTCATCGCCTCTTTGAAGATATATATAATATTTAACGCTGCTGATGGCGCAAGCTGAAAAAGCGGACATTCATCGTTTGATGATGAAA
Protein-coding sequences here:
- a CDS encoding IPT/TIG domain-containing protein — its product is MKKLLLFSFLVAVIVAACKKDKISTPRSEIIPQSNNTPTPGNPNTPAVAITVTGVSPLAISAGMSVDILGSNFGSSLSEVSVSLNGVPATVKSVTNTKITVIAPVTNSGKVTVTIGSQRAEGGDFYYDKAKDLPTSAYTSGDVILNTQAQVDAFVTLNKDNPALTITGNLSITGFEITSIAGLDNILIAVTKDISINTLILRDINLRKLTSAGSITLGPNSIFAGVDLAPNGPHSAATSIDLSSLTKATNLSIVSCPQLTKLTLGKLSSLNTLYIFACPLLTEADFTSLTSAASIRLYEVGLHSLAIDRVASASDITLSIMPNLRSISFRALRQSTILRINDCPQINHIDFSTLTKITNSLNLVKLPVIDMSAFAKLQSVSELIVSNCANLKSFKGLENLTSLSLNAISTNGILPAKPVGLTITGNPVLTSLSGLDNLNVTWASITNNPSLSDLCPFKKQLILLNALPLYSYKRYIPSQIDTKPSRTVIETSIALTLTGNAQYATQTSAIAALATCP
- a CDS encoding DUF4886 domain-containing protein produces the protein MKFTPIRYILLICLLLTFSSSGFAVQGRFSVSKHDTLKIFIIGNSFSGNATTYLPQLAKEGGHIIKFGRAELGGCSLKQHWDGVVAAEANADDVKGKIYKGKSMKELLAADKWDIVTIQQYSRLSSSVATYEPYISNLYEFIKKQQPKARIVLHETWAYRRDAKQWGLITEKEEAANDEQMHEKLKANYLTFAGKLHTGIIPTGEAFWIMRNNRSWAYQPVSEAVVKAVVYPEIPPQPYSLNMGYYWLPDKTLKFDPNHANVAGCYLGSLVWYHYLFGGKLKKVKYKPAEVSDEFAAQLKKAATSAFKVSGF
- a CDS encoding response regulator transcription factor, with amino-acid sequence MKKKIAIIEDNVVIRNGFAAVIDSAADYQVCGQYSSCEEALKKLVTDTPDLVLMDIDLPGMNGIDGTMQIKKRQPECIVLIITVLEDSDKVFRSLCAGAGGYIVKNSDTDGIVRNLNEAFSGGAPMSLNIAKMVVQSFNRPQNSPLSERETDVLRGIAAGKSYTKIALDLFISKETVRSHIKNIYQKLAVNSKAEALKVAGSNKWIV
- the nagB gene encoding glucosamine-6-phosphate deaminase, giving the protein MARLNLLEETRFEKIPVTIYESSMLASIAVAHRIGELIRSKQAENKTTVLGLATGVTPIKVYAELVRMHQEEGLSFKNVVTFNLDEYYPMKPTSVQSYVAFMKENLFNHIDIDAGNVHIPDGTLSQDQIAAFCLEYERKITHLGGLDLQILGIGRTGHIGFNEPGSAPNSGTRLVTLDDLTRSDAARDFGGKENVPAKAITMGVGTIFKAKEIILMAWSAKKAPIIKKAVEGEISGEVPATYLQLSQNVEFVVDRDAASELTRLDTPWLVKDCVWDEQTIKKAVIWLSQTLNKPILKLTEEDYNTHGMAQLATEKGPVYNINIHIFNKLQHTITGWPGGKPNADDSQRPERAQPAVKRAVVFSPHPDDDVISMGGTFIRLADQGHEVHVAYQTSGNTAVWDDDVLRFMEFTIDFNKSQGLDVAQLQNMYADMRIFTQSKQPNQADTKEVRTVKGLIRKGEAIAGARFAGLPDERIHFMALPFYDRFKYEKVSDYEDDIRQTMELLNSIKPHQIFAAGDFADPHGTHKICFDVVLKALIRLKETEEWTKHCWLWLYRGAWHEFAIHEIEMAVPLSPQEVERKRLAIFKHQSQKDIPVFPGDDAREFWVRAEDRTSETARCYNMLGLAEYEAIEAFVRWRF
- a CDS encoding AGE family epimerase/isomerase: MDRIFKEQPLFIIEKVSLTLQIPKTDNIITTSTMQDYSLLYKKELLENIIPFWSNHSIDKEHGGFFTCLDRAGQVYDTDKFMWLQGRQIWTYSMLYNNVEQNPAFLDVARHGADFILKNGRDTDGNFYFSLNREGKPLVQPYNIFSDCFAAMGLGALYKVDGKDEYGQVAKDTFENILRRRDNPKGKYSKGFPGTRDLKNFALPMILCNLSLELEHLLDKQLVDNLIEEVLHEVLDVFYDDATGMIVENVYLDGSFSDSHEGRLLNPGHVIEAMWFIMDLGVRRNDRSLIEKAVTIALRTLKFGWDEKHGGILYFKDIKGHPVQQLEWDQKLWWVHVEALVCMAKAYQLTGNEDCKEWFDILHNYTWSHYRDDQYGEWFGYLNRQGEVLLNLKGGKWKGCFHIPRALYQLYKTLEVQKALTADPLS